Proteins from a genomic interval of Heteronotia binoei isolate CCM8104 ecotype False Entrance Well chromosome 7, APGP_CSIRO_Hbin_v1, whole genome shotgun sequence:
- the LOC132575372 gene encoding glyoxylate/hydroxypyruvate reductase B-like, with amino-acid sequence MAKQDCPYTLISVIGGRDGVYEDHVEFLEKHLKLITMQEFLENQKDLSQKIQAIYLWFKKPEATRELLQSLPNLKVIANSGVGVDHLDLKLISSFKVKVANTPFAVASPTADLGMALLMASARRIVEGYYIAVSPETKYFNADWLGDEINGATLGIIGMGHIGYKIAQRARAFEMKILYHNRNQRPVDEEQAVGAVYCQKKEDLLQQSDFVMLTVALTPQTRNLIGKKELELMKPTATLINICRGQVVDQDALVEALKNGVIKAAALDVTYPEPLPRDHPLLKLKNVIITPHIGSATVKSRQLMMMSMVESILNGVNGLPITNEVHG; translated from the exons ATGGCAAAGCAAGACTGTCCATATACACTAATCAGTGTAATAGGAGGCAGGGATGGAGTCTATGAAGATCATGTCGAGTTCCTAGAGAAACACCTTAAGCTTATCACCATGCAGGAATTTCTTGAAAATCAGAAAGATCTCAGTCAAAAAATCCAAGCGATATATCTGTGGTTTAAAAAACCAGAAGCTACCAGAGAGCTCCTGCAAAGTTTGCCCAACTTAAAGGTGATTGCAAACTCTGGTGTTGGAGTGGATCACCTGGACttgaaactgatctccagcttcAAAGTTAAAGTGGCAAACACCCCATTTGCAGTTGCCAGTCCTACAGCTGATCTCGGGATGGCTTTACTGATGGCGTCTGCTAGGAGGATTGTGGAAG gttATTATATTGCAGTTTCTCCTGAGACCAAATATTTTAATGCTGACTGGTTGGGTGATGAAATCAATGGTGCAACTCTGGGCATCATTGGAATGGGACATATTGGGTACAAAATAGCCCAGAGGGCCAGAGCTTTTGAAATGAAAATTCTTTACCATAATAGGAACCAGAG ACCGGTGGACGAAGAACAGGCTGTTGGTGCTGTTTATTGTCAAAAGAAGGAAGACTTGCTCCAGCAGTCTGACTTTGTGATGCTGACTGTGGCTCTAACACCCCAAACGCGCAACTTGATTGGGAAGAAGGAGCTAGAGCTCATGAAACCCACTGCTACACTCATCAACATCTGCAGAG GTCAGGTGGTTGATCAAGATGCCTTGGTGGAGGCACTCAAAAATGGAGTTATTAAGGCTGCAGCTTTGGATGTGACCTATCCCGAGCCATTGCCAag agACCATCCTTTGTTAAAGTTGAAGAACGTCATAATAACACCTCACATTGGAAGTGCAACTGTAAAATCCCGCCAGCTGATGATGATGAGCATGGTAGAAAGCATTCTGAATGGTGTAAATGGTCTTCCAATCACTAATGAAGTACATGGGTAA